The DNA window AAAAGGAGAAGGCttataaatacaaaaacacCACCACCAACCACTTGTGCAagtcgatcgtgtaggaatattCAAAATGTTTATGTTAATCTTCTCAGATCAGATATTGCaggtttgatttttgttttttcatgtaATCAAACATTAATTAGTTCCCATACTCATACCGGTCTCAACTGTCACTCAGACCAAAAATAGTGTGGGGAAAAACTGTCCCTATTCACCAAATAATTATTACCTACCTAATTGCGTTGTGTTTTGTTACCGACAACGACCGCGCACCGCACATCCCTTGCCGGCGTTAGCTTAGATTCCGACCAAATCATGGTACTACTTTAGCTTAGTTTTAGTCTTTTAGATATCATTACTATATTCAAGTACATGCTACAGAAAATAATGAGAAATAAATAAGGGCTTTTGAAATATTGCAAGTGATGTTTTTCACCTTCACTCTCATATCTCACACTCACCTTCTCTGACGCAACTTCGCAGCGTCAACTCAATTCAATGGTGAGTCACCACTGAGTTTCTGGGTGAATTCTTCTTCAACTTCAAATCTTTTATTCTTCCTTCCTTTCGATTCTGCTTATGCTCCTTCTCTCCTTTCTGGTGCCGGAAGATAGTCTTGATATTTGAAATGTGTAGATTTGTAGTTGACATACTATAACCGTATTGCGGGTTTTGCGCTTTTACTAACTTTACTAAGAAAAAATCGGATATTCAATTATTCATGCCCCAAAAAAGTTAATTTGAATTGGGTCTGTACTTTGCTTTATAGTTCGTACCAAAGCAAGCAATGAGCAGAATGAAGAGCAATACAGATATTAGTGCAATTTAGGAGATAGGAACTCAAATATTGGTAGCCTTTACTTTACTTCCATTTAACATTTTGCAACATGAATATGTATGTGTAGGTTAACTTACATGTAGCCCTACATTGGACAAAAAGAAACTGAAGTGTCAAACTGGGTCAATTAAGATTCAAAACATTCAATAATCTGAATTCTGTCCACTGTTGCCTAGGAAATTAGTTACTATTAGTGTAAGTTGTgtttatattttagaatttagaatacATTTTTAGCATTTGAATAGGTTTATTTATAACTATTTATATGCCTCTTTCTATTAGTTTAAGCTTTTCTGACAAGTGGTTTTATGACATGATATAAAGTTTATATGACCAAAAGCTCAGGAATTCAATCCTTGTTGACCCCCTAGAAGAAAATTTCAACATAAGGCaaacaaaaagagaaggaaaGTCTAGAGTTCAGGGAAAGTGGCTTCATGACACTTTCATGTGCATAAGCTCATGTACCATGCCTTATTATGGTATTTGAGTCTTTGAGATGAGGTGTGAATATTGAAATTGTTGACATGACATCTTTTCCATTACTGTCATGCAAAGGGCATGTAATGAGGGCTAGTCAGAGTTCAGCCTGATCACTGGTTTTTTGCTATGCATGTGACTTGAACTCTGTAAATTAGTTGGTGTGACTCTTTTAATAATCTTGTAGTCAAAGTTATTTGATTTATGTGTCTACAGAAACGGCTACGTTTAATTCAAGGTTTGCTGAAAATGAAGAAGTGGTATGGAGGCTTGTTGATCATGACTCTAGTTATGATGTTGGTTTTCCTGTACGGGTATAAAGGATTTCAGCCACAGAAACAGTCAGCAAAACAATCAGCATATAATTTCTTTCATAACCAACAATTAGTAGATGATTATGTTAACGGTGGTAGCAGTGCTCCTCCTATTAACTCATCTAAGGTGGAACAGAAAAGAGTACCGCTGGTACCAAGAGAAAGGCCACATTTGATTCATGTCGACGGGCTTGATGATCTGTATGGCATGAAAAATTTAACTGAAAGAGAGACGAATACTGTGATTGTATGGTCTTACTTGCATTCCTTGCTTTCGAGGTCAGATGCGCTGCCTGAAACTGCTCAAGGAGTTAAAGAAGCTTCTGTAACATGGAAAAAACTGCTGTCTATGGTTGAAGAAGACAAAGTTTCTAGGATTAATAATACAGAAAGCCCAGAAAATCAAAACTGCCCATTCTCTGTGACCACATTTGGTAAGACAATATCGGGCAGTGGAATCACTCTCGAGCTCCCTTGCGGTTTGGTTGAAGATTCTTCTATTACAATTATTGGCATCCCTAATGGGAATAGCAGCTTTCAAATTGTCCTTATTGGACAAGAGCTTGAAGAGAAGCCAAATCCTCCAATCATCTTATATTACAACATAAGAGTTCCTCAAGATAACATGACTGAGGAACCATATATAGTTCAAAATACATGGACTAGTAATTTTGGGTGGGGAAAAGAGGAAAGGTGTCCTGCTCGCGGTTCTGCTAACCAGAAAGGTACATTTTGTAAGATGTTTGTTTATTATCAAGAAGTTTTCACCATTAAATAATAATCCATTATAGACCtttaattgttaaataattatgTTCACCTTAGAAATATAGTAAATAAGAAGCATTTTTAACTACTTGGACAGTATAATGTTCATAGATGACTTTTCCATCCATCAATAGGCTACAGCTCCAGTTGCAATTCTTACACACGAAGTTTGTAACACTCCAATCATATAAAACCAGTGTCTTTTTAATTTACTTTGCTATTATGCAATATCTTAAGTTTGAGGCTTGCAGAAAATTCTAAATCATCTAACTGTATCTTGTAGTTGATGGATTTGCTCTCTGCAATGTACAAGTTGGAAGTAACAACGAAGACAATGTAAATGTGGGTCAACCTACTAGTGATATAACTGCTAATGTTTCCTCAGAAAGTGCACATAGAACTGGTAATTTCCCCTTTGCTGAAGGGAATCCTTTCACTGCCACATTGTGGGTTGGTTCAGAGGGATTTCATATGACTGTTAATGGAAGGCATGAAACTTCTTTTGCATACAGGGAGGTAAGGTATGGGAGGAGTGATGCTACTGAaaaaacattttcttttt is part of the Arachis duranensis cultivar V14167 chromosome 1, aradu.V14167.gnm2.J7QH, whole genome shotgun sequence genome and encodes:
- the LOC107462467 gene encoding hydroxyproline O-galactosyltransferase GALT3 isoform X5, with translation MKKWYGGLLIMTLVMMLVFLYGYKGFQPQKQSAKQSAYNFFHNQQLVDDYVNGGSSAPPINSSKVEQKRVPLVPRERPHLIHVDGLDDLYGMKNLTERETNTVIVWSYLHSLLSRSDALPETAQGVKEASVTWKKLLSMVEEDKVSRINNTESPENQNCPFSVTTFGKTISGSGITLELPCGLVEDSSITIIGIPNGNSSFQIVLIGQELEEKPNPPIILYYNIRVPQDNMTEEPYIVQNTWTSNFGWGKEERCPARGSANQKVDGFALCNVQVGSNNEDNVNVGQPTSDITANVSSESAHRTGNFPFAEGNPFTATLWVGSEGFHMTVNGRHETSFAYREKLEPWLVNNVKVAGSLNLLSVLAKGLPVMEDSDLVDVDKLKAPSITRKKLVLLIGVFSTGNNFERRMALRRSWMQYEAVRSGEVAVRFFIGLHKNNRVNFELWSESQAYGDIQLMPFVDYYSLITLKTIAICIMGTKVMPSKYIMKTDDDAFVRIDEVLSSLRGKPSNGLLFGLISSKSSPERDKESKWYISEKEWPYDTYPPWAHGPGYVISRDIAKFIVNGHQERKLQLFKLEDVAMGIWIEQFKNGGKEVHYENDERFYNVGCESNYVLAHYQSPRLVLCLWDKLQKEHQPRCCE
- the LOC107462467 gene encoding hydroxyproline O-galactosyltransferase GALT3 isoform X2; amino-acid sequence: MCLQKRLRLIQGLLKMKKWYGGLLIMTLVMMLVFLYGYKGFQPQKQSAKQSAYNFFHNQQLVDDYVNGGSSAPPINSSKVEQKRVPLVPRERPHLIHVDGLDDLYGMKNLTERETNTVIVWSYLHSLLSRSDALPETAQGVKEASVTWKKLLSMVEEDKVSRINNTESPENQNCPFSVTTFGKTISGSGITLELPCGLVEDSSITIIGIPNGNSSFQIVLIGQELEEKPNPPIILYYNIRVPQDNMTEEPYIVQNTWTSNFGWGKEERCPARGSANQKVDGFALCNVQVGSNNEDNVNVGQPTSDITANVSSESAHRTGNFPFAEGNPFTATLWVGSEGFHMTVNGRHETSFAYREKLEPWLVNNVKVAGSLNLLSVLAKGLPVMEDSDLVDVDKLKAPSITRKKLVLLIGVFSTGNNFERRMALRRSWMQYEAVRSGEVAVRFFIGLHKNNRVNFELWSESQAYGDIQLMPFVDYYSLITLKTIAICIMGTKVMPSKYIMKTDDDAFVRIDEVLSSLRGKPSNGLLFGLISSKSSPERDKESKWYISEKEWPYDTYPPWAHGPGYVISRDIAKFIVNGHQERKLQLFKLEDVAMGIWIEQFKNGGKEVHYENDERFYNVGCESNYVLAHYQSPRLVLCLWDKLQKEHQPRCCE
- the LOC107462467 gene encoding hydroxyproline O-galactosyltransferase GALT3 isoform X4, yielding MKRLRLIQGLLKMKKWYGGLLIMTLVMMLVFLYGYKGFQPQKQSAKQSAYNFFHNQQLVDDYVNGGSSAPPINSSKVEQKRVPLVPRERPHLIHVDGLDDLYGMKNLTERETNTVIVWSYLHSLLSRSDALPETAQGVKEASVTWKKLLSMVEEDKVSRINNTESPENQNCPFSVTTFGKTISGSGITLELPCGLVEDSSITIIGIPNGNSSFQIVLIGQELEEKPNPPIILYYNIRVPQDNMTEEPYIVQNTWTSNFGWGKEERCPARGSANQKVDGFALCNVQVGSNNEDNVNVGQPTSDITANVSSESAHRTGNFPFAEGNPFTATLWVGSEGFHMTVNGRHETSFAYREKLEPWLVNNVKVAGSLNLLSVLAKGLPVMEDSDLVDVDKLKAPSITRKKLVLLIGVFSTGNNFERRMALRRSWMQYEAVRSGEVAVRFFIGLHKNNRVNFELWSESQAYGDIQLMPFVDYYSLITLKTIAICIMGTKVMPSKYIMKTDDDAFVRIDEVLSSLRGKPSNGLLFGLISSKSSPERDKESKWYISEKEWPYDTYPPWAHGPGYVISRDIAKFIVNGHQERKLQLFKLEDVAMGIWIEQFKNGGKEVHYENDERFYNVGCESNYVLAHYQSPRLVLCLWDKLQKEHQPRCCE
- the LOC107462467 gene encoding hydroxyproline O-galactosyltransferase GALT3 isoform X1, translated to MFMLIFSDQILQKRLRLIQGLLKMKKWYGGLLIMTLVMMLVFLYGYKGFQPQKQSAKQSAYNFFHNQQLVDDYVNGGSSAPPINSSKVEQKRVPLVPRERPHLIHVDGLDDLYGMKNLTERETNTVIVWSYLHSLLSRSDALPETAQGVKEASVTWKKLLSMVEEDKVSRINNTESPENQNCPFSVTTFGKTISGSGITLELPCGLVEDSSITIIGIPNGNSSFQIVLIGQELEEKPNPPIILYYNIRVPQDNMTEEPYIVQNTWTSNFGWGKEERCPARGSANQKVDGFALCNVQVGSNNEDNVNVGQPTSDITANVSSESAHRTGNFPFAEGNPFTATLWVGSEGFHMTVNGRHETSFAYREKLEPWLVNNVKVAGSLNLLSVLAKGLPVMEDSDLVDVDKLKAPSITRKKLVLLIGVFSTGNNFERRMALRRSWMQYEAVRSGEVAVRFFIGLHKNNRVNFELWSESQAYGDIQLMPFVDYYSLITLKTIAICIMGTKVMPSKYIMKTDDDAFVRIDEVLSSLRGKPSNGLLFGLISSKSSPERDKESKWYISEKEWPYDTYPPWAHGPGYVISRDIAKFIVNGHQERKLQLFKLEDVAMGIWIEQFKNGGKEVHYENDERFYNVGCESNYVLAHYQSPRLVLCLWDKLQKEHQPRCCE